One window of the Syntrophorhabdales bacterium genome contains the following:
- the obgE gene encoding GTPase ObgE: MKFVDEASLYVKAGDGGRGCVSFRREKYIPRGGPDGGDGGKGGDVIIVGKESLVSLLDFKYKRHYKAENGRIGGGRNKTGRNGSDLYVYVPLGTIVHDESSGEVFADIVEDGQSIVIAHGGAGGQGNARFVTSVHRAPREYTEGGKGEERYLKLELKLLAEIGIVGLPNSGKSTLLSRLTNAKPEVGPYPFTTLSPGLGVFSDSEERVVIADIPGIIKGASEGKGLGLTFLKHVQRTNILLWVIDASSPSVSDDYLVLRNELEMHDRQMLRKQRIFVLNKVDLLSGPDRAAKETALKEHHDGEVVSVSALSGEGIDELKSKIGTREKKRVA, encoded by the coding sequence ATGAAATTTGTTGACGAAGCCTCTCTCTATGTAAAAGCTGGTGATGGGGGGAGAGGCTGCGTCAGTTTCAGAAGAGAGAAATATATTCCAAGGGGCGGCCCTGACGGTGGTGACGGAGGAAAAGGGGGGGACGTAATCATCGTTGGCAAGGAAAGCCTCGTCAGCCTCCTGGACTTCAAGTACAAGCGCCATTACAAAGCGGAAAACGGCCGTATCGGCGGTGGGAGAAACAAGACCGGAAGGAACGGCAGTGATTTGTACGTCTACGTGCCGCTGGGAACCATTGTGCACGATGAATCGAGCGGGGAAGTCTTCGCCGATATAGTCGAGGACGGTCAGAGCATTGTCATTGCCCATGGCGGTGCCGGCGGCCAGGGCAATGCCCGTTTCGTAACGTCTGTTCATCGAGCCCCGCGCGAGTATACCGAAGGCGGCAAGGGTGAAGAACGGTATCTCAAACTGGAACTGAAGCTCCTTGCAGAGATAGGTATTGTCGGCCTACCCAATTCGGGCAAGTCAACACTGCTTTCCCGCCTCACCAATGCAAAGCCGGAAGTTGGTCCATATCCCTTCACCACGCTCTCCCCGGGCCTTGGCGTTTTCAGCGACAGCGAAGAGCGGGTGGTGATCGCCGACATTCCCGGCATAATCAAAGGGGCTTCTGAAGGGAAGGGGTTGGGCCTTACCTTCCTTAAGCATGTACAGCGGACAAATATACTTTTGTGGGTTATTGATGCCTCCTCTCCTTCTGTATCGGACGATTACCTTGTCCTGCGAAACGAGCTTGAGATGCACGATCGGCAGATGTTACGTAAGCAGAGGATTTTTGTGCTCAACAAGGTAGATCTGCTCTCCGGTCCAGATCGCGCAGCCAAAGAGACGGCCCTCAAGGAACATCATGATGGGGAAGTGGTAAGCGTCAGTGCGTTGAGCGGAGAAGGGATCGACGAATTGAAGAGCAAGATCGGTACCAGGGAGAAGAAGCGCGTTGCTTGA
- a CDS encoding rubrerythrin family protein, with translation MSKTEKNLKDAFAGESQANRTYLAFAKKAEQEGYKQVAKLFRAAAEAETVHAHAHLREIGTIKSTKENLEYAMAGEIHEFKSMYPEMIGDAKAEGVQGALRSFTYANDVEKIHADLYKKAIDTLGKEAPVKYYVCQVCGMTVENEPPDECPVCKSKKQAFKEVE, from the coding sequence ATGTCTAAGACCGAGAAGAACCTGAAGGATGCTTTTGCCGGGGAATCGCAGGCGAACAGGACGTACCTTGCTTTTGCAAAGAAGGCTGAGCAGGAGGGCTACAAACAGGTGGCGAAGCTTTTCAGGGCTGCTGCCGAGGCGGAGACAGTGCACGCACACGCCCATCTGCGGGAGATAGGGACCATCAAGAGCACCAAAGAAAATCTCGAGTATGCGATGGCCGGAGAGATACACGAGTTCAAGAGCATGTATCCGGAGATGATTGGCGATGCCAAAGCAGAAGGTGTTCAGGGCGCCCTGAGAAGCTTTACGTACGCAAACGACGTGGAAAAGATACATGCCGACCTCTATAAAAAGGCAATTGATACGCTTGGAAAAGAGGCGCCGGTCAAGTATTACGTTTGCCAGGTCTGCGGCATGACGGTGGAAAACGAGCCGCCGGACGAATGCCCGGTCTGCAAGTCGAAAAAGCAGGCGTTCAAGGAAGTAGAGTAA
- the rpmA gene encoding 50S ribosomal protein L27, whose protein sequence is MAHKKAGGSSRNGRDSAGQRLGVKIFGGQFAKAGSIIVRQHGTKIYPGNNVGIGRDNTLFALIDGHVQFEDHRAKKRVSIQPVE, encoded by the coding sequence ATGGCGCATAAGAAAGCTGGGGGAAGCTCCAGAAACGGCAGGGACAGCGCAGGGCAGAGGCTCGGCGTGAAGATTTTCGGCGGCCAGTTCGCAAAGGCGGGCAGCATAATCGTGCGTCAGCACGGCACAAAAATATACCCGGGAAACAACGTGGGCATAGGACGAGACAACACACTCTTTGCACTTATTGACGGGCATGTCCAATTCGAAGATCACCGTGCGAAAAAAAGGGTGAGCATCCAGCCGGTTGAATGA
- the nadD gene encoding nicotinate-nucleotide adenylyltransferase, with amino-acid sequence MTRVGLFGGSFDPVHNGHLRVAEEVREHFGLDRLYFIPAFTQPLKTSVKVTAVTDRMKMVEMATRSNKFFRVSRLEMTRGGLSYSIETIRSFARRYGEIYFLVGLDAFVEIDKWKSYREIFEQAHVVVLVRPTHSKSAATELFPRDVKKDVKRTGDGVYEHRSGKKVFFHRVTQLDISSTAIRRLVSKGASIKYLVPHVVERYIKEGGLYRA; translated from the coding sequence GTGACGCGAGTGGGCCTGTTCGGCGGCAGTTTCGATCCTGTGCACAACGGACACCTGCGAGTGGCTGAGGAGGTGCGCGAACACTTCGGTCTGGACAGGCTTTACTTCATTCCAGCCTTTACTCAGCCGCTGAAGACGAGCGTTAAGGTCACGGCGGTAACCGACAGAATGAAGATGGTTGAGATGGCGACTCGCAGCAATAAATTCTTTAGGGTGTCCCGCCTTGAGATGACCAGAGGTGGGCTTTCTTACTCGATCGAGACGATTCGTAGCTTTGCCCGGCGCTACGGTGAGATTTACTTCCTTGTGGGGCTCGATGCGTTCGTGGAAATAGATAAGTGGAAAAGCTACAGGGAAATTTTTGAGCAGGCGCATGTGGTTGTCCTGGTGCGGCCCACGCATTCGAAATCAGCCGCTACGGAGTTGTTTCCGCGGGACGTGAAAAAGGACGTGAAACGCACCGGTGACGGAGTCTACGAACACCGTTCGGGAAAAAAAGTTTTTTTCCACCGGGTGACGCAGCTTGATATATCATCAACCGCTATCCGGCGGCTTGTTTCCAAGGGAGCATCGATAAAATATCTTGTCCCCCATGTCGTCGAGCGTTATATAAAGGAGGGAGGTTTGTACAGAGCTTAG
- the rsfS gene encoding ribosome silencing factor, whose translation MEANKKALVIGKLADEKKAKGVVVLHLAGLSDITDFFVLASGTSERHVRTVAEGVQAGMKEKGMLPLSAEGFDEGRWIILDYGDVVFHAFLESLRELYDLESLWIEAPKFRTDEENKILEV comes from the coding sequence GTGGAGGCTAACAAGAAGGCGTTAGTAATAGGGAAACTGGCGGATGAGAAGAAGGCAAAGGGAGTAGTGGTACTCCATCTCGCCGGCCTCAGCGACATAACCGACTTTTTTGTGCTGGCGTCAGGCACAAGCGAGCGACACGTGAGAACGGTGGCAGAAGGCGTGCAGGCGGGCATGAAGGAAAAGGGGATGCTTCCTCTGTCCGCAGAAGGTTTTGATGAGGGAAGATGGATTATCCTCGATTATGGAGATGTGGTATTCCACGCTTTCCTCGAGTCTTTAAGAGAACTCTATGACCTGGAGAGTCTTTGGATAGAAGCTCCGAAGTTCAGAACTGATGAGGAAAATAAGATCTTAGAGGTGTAA
- the cutA gene encoding divalent-cation tolerance protein CutA: MEPIITITTTADDREALEKIGRHLLNRRLIACIQIVGPIKSIYWWKNKMEETSEWLGIMKSKESLYAQVEAEIGLLHPYEVPQIVASEVCHVLPSYGQWVLTETGGCSEGVQNDRGA; this comes from the coding sequence ATGGAACCGATCATCACCATCACGACGACGGCGGATGACAGAGAGGCGCTGGAGAAGATTGGACGTCACCTACTTAACCGGCGGCTGATTGCCTGTATTCAGATTGTCGGACCCATCAAGAGCATCTACTGGTGGAAGAACAAAATGGAAGAAACCAGTGAATGGCTCGGGATTATGAAAAGCAAAGAATCGCTCTATGCGCAGGTAGAGGCGGAAATTGGCCTGCTGCATCCATACGAGGTGCCCCAGATAGTTGCCTCTGAAGTCTGCCACGTGCTTCCCTCCTACGGCCAATGGGTCTTGACGGAAACAGGGGGCTGTTCGGAAGGGGTGCAAAATGACCGCGGGGCTTGA
- the proB gene encoding glutamate 5-kinase, producing MLDVKRVILKIGTSVLLDSGGKVSSAKAESFARQIRAIKAQAIDVIVVSSGAIACGMEALGLTKKPKDMARKQALASIGQSLLMRIYMDAFAHVGLKVSQILLTHEDTKSRNRCLNLLNTVDTLLGMGVVPIINENDTLSFKEIMFGDNDNLSALIAQITDAELLLLLSDVDGLYDKDPNRFPDARLIPTVRKIDENTEKLAGGTTSEKSVGGMKSKIEAARKAGRYGIPTRLVRGDAKDVVLRVLKGEEIGTLFLAKKNLPRKKCWIAFAFKAKGRLWVDEGAEKAITARGGSLLPSGITKVEGDFARGECVEISDRSGHTFGRGIANYSSSDVSQIKGSKSIEIEKKLGYKYTEEVIHRDNMVVL from the coding sequence TTGCTTGACGTCAAACGAGTGATACTCAAGATCGGAACCTCGGTACTGCTCGACAGCGGCGGCAAGGTGAGCAGTGCAAAGGCTGAGAGCTTTGCTCGTCAGATCAGAGCGATCAAAGCGCAGGCTATTGACGTGATCGTTGTAAGCAGCGGGGCTATCGCATGCGGCATGGAGGCCTTAGGTCTCACAAAGAAACCGAAAGACATGGCAAGAAAGCAGGCGCTCGCTTCCATAGGGCAGAGTCTGCTTATGAGAATCTACATGGATGCTTTTGCGCATGTCGGTCTTAAAGTGAGCCAGATTCTCCTCACGCATGAAGATACAAAATCCCGCAATAGATGCCTCAATCTCCTTAACACTGTAGACACATTGCTGGGAATGGGAGTGGTGCCCATTATCAACGAGAACGATACTCTTTCGTTTAAGGAGATCATGTTCGGCGATAATGACAACCTCTCGGCGCTTATCGCGCAGATTACAGACGCTGAACTGCTTCTGCTCCTCTCAGACGTAGACGGTCTCTATGACAAGGATCCAAACCGTTTCCCGGACGCGCGCCTCATACCCACAGTCAGGAAGATCGACGAGAATACAGAGAAGCTGGCAGGCGGAACCACAAGCGAGAAGAGCGTGGGGGGCATGAAGAGCAAGATAGAGGCTGCCAGGAAGGCGGGGCGCTACGGCATCCCGACCAGGCTGGTACGGGGTGACGCAAAGGATGTGGTGCTGAGAGTGCTCAAGGGGGAAGAGATAGGGACGCTTTTCCTTGCGAAGAAAAATCTCCCCCGGAAGAAATGCTGGATTGCATTTGCATTCAAGGCGAAAGGAAGACTCTGGGTTGACGAAGGCGCGGAAAAGGCGATTACCGCCAGAGGCGGAAGCCTGTTGCCTTCAGGCATTACAAAGGTCGAAGGTGACTTCGCGCGAGGAGAGTGCGTGGAAATAAGCGACAGGTCAGGGCATACGTTTGGCCGAGGCATTGCAAATTATTCGTCGTCAGACGTAAGTCAGATCAAGGGTTCGAAAAGTATTGAGATCGAAAAGAAGCTCGGGTATAAGTACACTGAAGAAGTGATCCACAGGGATAACATGGTGGTACTATGA
- a CDS encoding TraR/DksA family transcriptional regulator: MQKAKREFFKKKLLKMRAAILDKAKKLKEDSYNLGTDGIQDMADAASNAYNADILMSLSDNDLTLLKEIDAALDKLSSGSYGVCEDCEEPITEKRLEANPVARYCINCQRMLEQKGT, encoded by the coding sequence ATGCAAAAGGCGAAGCGTGAGTTCTTCAAGAAGAAGCTATTGAAGATGAGAGCGGCAATACTCGATAAAGCCAAGAAGCTGAAGGAGGACTCCTACAATCTTGGCACAGACGGTATTCAGGATATGGCGGATGCCGCAAGTAATGCCTACAATGCGGACATTCTGATGAGCTTGAGTGATAACGATCTTACCCTGCTCAAAGAAATAGATGCTGCCCTCGACAAACTGTCCAGCGGGAGCTACGGAGTGTGTGAAGATTGCGAAGAGCCGATCACCGAGAAAAGACTGGAAGCGAACCCGGTTGCGCGCTATTGTATCAATTGTCAGAGAATGCTTGAACAAAAGGGGACGTGA
- a CDS encoding FprA family A-type flavoprotein, with amino-acid sequence MKPIELKNDIYWVGAVDWAVRDFHGYETPRGTSYNNYLILDNDPTLIDTVKYDFADITIKNIQTLIDPAKIKHVVINHIENDHVTSIDKIMALTPNATVYMTERARKGLDRFFDMSGWKVKIVKNGETLSIGKRTLMFLETPMLHWPDSMVTYVREDKILFSQDAFGQHIASSSRFDDQFVTCASVWELEDAVWDYYANILMPFGQLIKSKIGEIVKAGLEIEMIAPDHGIIWRKEPKTILQMYLDMAEGKAALNVTIIYDTMWHSTEAMVQPIAKGVNDEGLDCKVVKLRATPQSIAIKEFWKSRGTLIGSPTLNNLSFPSIGQFLVNMRGLRPKKRIVGAFGSFGWSGGAVKEIYEEAKKLGLALFEPGLQILYKPSLEDEAKCYEFGKEFARKVREYHETI; translated from the coding sequence ATGAAACCAATAGAGCTGAAAAACGATATTTACTGGGTCGGAGCCGTAGACTGGGCCGTAAGAGATTTTCACGGCTACGAGACCCCGCGGGGCACGAGTTATAACAACTATCTCATCCTCGACAATGACCCGACCCTCATCGATACGGTGAAGTACGATTTTGCCGACATAACCATTAAGAACATACAGACTCTGATCGATCCGGCCAAGATCAAACATGTGGTGATCAATCACATTGAGAACGATCATGTCACGTCCATCGATAAAATAATGGCTTTGACTCCCAACGCCACGGTCTATATGACGGAAAGGGCGCGTAAAGGCCTCGACCGGTTTTTCGATATGTCCGGGTGGAAGGTGAAGATCGTTAAGAACGGTGAGACCCTCAGCATAGGAAAGCGGACCCTGATGTTTCTTGAGACGCCCATGCTTCATTGGCCCGACTCTATGGTTACCTATGTTAGAGAAGATAAAATCCTGTTCAGCCAGGATGCATTTGGTCAGCATATAGCCTCATCGAGCCGCTTTGACGATCAGTTTGTCACGTGCGCATCAGTGTGGGAACTGGAAGATGCTGTCTGGGACTACTATGCCAACATACTGATGCCTTTCGGACAGCTTATCAAGAGCAAGATAGGCGAGATTGTGAAAGCCGGGCTTGAAATAGAGATGATAGCCCCGGACCACGGTATCATATGGAGAAAAGAGCCGAAGACGATTCTCCAGATGTATCTGGATATGGCGGAGGGCAAAGCCGCTTTAAACGTGACGATCATTTACGACACCATGTGGCATAGCACTGAGGCTATGGTCCAGCCCATTGCAAAGGGCGTGAACGACGAAGGTCTTGACTGCAAGGTGGTCAAGCTGAGGGCAACGCCGCAGAGCATTGCCATCAAGGAATTCTGGAAGTCGCGGGGTACGCTCATAGGCTCTCCTACGCTCAACAACCTTAGCTTTCCCTCTATCGGTCAGTTCCTGGTGAATATGAGGGGGCTGAGGCCCAAGAAAAGAATCGTCGGTGCTTTTGGCAGTTTCGGGTGGAGCGGCGGTGCAGTCAAGGAGATCTACGAGGAAGCAAAAAAATTGGGCCTTGCGCTGTTCGAGCCGGGATTGCAGATCCTCTATAAGCCCTCGCTCGAGGATGAGGCCAAATGCTACGAATTTGGTAAAGAGTTCGCAAGGAAGGTCAGAGAGTACCACGAGACAATTTGA
- a CDS encoding glutamate-5-semialdehyde dehydrogenase: MRPHELAGAAREGAHFLAHAETEKKNRILGTLERLLLERKKWLIGENEKDVDRAEKELMPKPLIDRLRLDDNVINEMAASLRDVIALPDPVSEIVKLWKRPSGLLVGRMRIPIGVICIIYESRPNVTVDAFSLCFKSGNSVILKGGSEAAHSNRALFALIREALSLEGMSPEVVQLVDTPDRSYLYELLKMNDAIDLVIPRGGEALIRSVVEHSRVPVLKHYKGVCAIYVDESADTVQALNVCLNAKVQKPATCNAMETLLVHKAKAPDFLPQMIELLRQKGVAVKGCEKVRRLVPDAEPASEQDWHEEYLDLILSVKIVESIEEAIDHVKKYGSEHTDAIMTSDYTNAWRFLREVNSSLVLVNASTRLNDGYQLGLGAEMGISTTRLHAFGPMGLEELTVTKFIAFGEGQLRS; the protein is encoded by the coding sequence ATGAGACCGCATGAGCTGGCGGGAGCAGCCAGAGAGGGGGCGCATTTTCTCGCTCACGCAGAGACAGAAAAAAAGAACCGTATTCTCGGGACACTGGAGCGCCTGCTTCTGGAGCGGAAGAAATGGTTGATCGGTGAAAACGAAAAAGATGTGGACAGGGCCGAAAAGGAGCTGATGCCCAAGCCTTTGATTGATCGCCTCCGGTTAGACGACAACGTAATCAATGAGATGGCAGCCAGTCTCCGCGACGTGATCGCGCTTCCCGACCCTGTTTCGGAGATCGTCAAGCTCTGGAAGAGGCCGAGTGGTCTTCTCGTGGGGCGTATGAGGATTCCTATCGGCGTCATCTGTATTATCTACGAGTCGCGTCCGAATGTCACCGTAGACGCTTTTTCCCTCTGTTTCAAGAGCGGCAACAGCGTCATACTTAAGGGAGGTAGCGAGGCTGCCCATTCGAACAGGGCGTTGTTTGCTCTTATCAGGGAGGCGCTGAGCCTGGAGGGCATGAGCCCAGAGGTTGTGCAACTGGTTGACACGCCTGACAGGTCGTATCTTTATGAGCTTCTGAAGATGAACGATGCCATTGACCTCGTGATACCAAGGGGAGGGGAGGCGCTAATCCGCAGTGTTGTTGAACATTCCCGTGTGCCTGTTCTGAAGCACTACAAGGGTGTGTGTGCCATCTACGTGGATGAATCGGCGGATACAGTGCAGGCGCTCAATGTCTGCCTGAATGCGAAGGTGCAGAAGCCTGCCACCTGCAACGCCATGGAAACCCTACTCGTGCATAAGGCGAAGGCGCCTGATTTCTTACCGCAGATGATAGAGCTGTTGCGTCAGAAAGGCGTTGCGGTAAAGGGTTGCGAGAAAGTGCGTCGTCTCGTGCCCGACGCGGAACCTGCCTCGGAGCAGGACTGGCACGAAGAGTACCTTGATCTTATACTTTCCGTGAAGATTGTCGAGAGCATTGAGGAAGCGATCGATCACGTAAAGAAATATGGTTCTGAGCATACAGATGCGATAATGACCTCTGATTATACGAATGCGTGGCGTTTTTTGCGCGAGGTCAATTCGTCGCTCGTCCTCGTGAACGCATCGACCCGGCTTAATGACGGCTATCAGCTTGGCCTCGGGGCTGAAATGGGGATAAGCACTACGAGACTGCATGCGTTCGGGCCCATGGGACTGGAAGAGTTGACCGTTACCAAGTTCATAGCATTCGGAGAGGGACAGCTGAGATCGTGA
- the argH gene encoding argininosuccinate lyase, which yields MKAWDGRFKKGTEPLMERFSSSIAVDNVLFPYDITGSIAYAEMLLKIGILSQKERTLLVGALKEVRNELEEGSLPFSDALEDIHMHIEARLIEKVGDLGKKLHTGRSRNDQVAVDMRMFLKDAMTEIDTALKKLLAALLDKAGKEKRTMMPGYTHTRRAQVVTFSHYLLAYFSMLKRDRQRVKETLMRIDVLPLGSGALAGSTIPIDREFLKKRLGFAKIAENSMDAVSDRDYLLDSLFSLSVIMTHLSRLSEDLILFSTEEFGFVSPPDGLCTGSSLMPHKKNPDALELIRGKAARTTGDLTGMFTLLKGLPLTYNRDLQEDKEPVFRAVATTSASLEIMALAIEGLSVHREKMEEAVVASFMPAVEMAEYLVLKEVPFREAHHIVGRMVRYCEEQKKRLAGLTLEEMKGFSAVFADDVRAYIDPATILKNRKTVGGASHREVTRQIAREKNYLRH from the coding sequence ATGAAGGCATGGGACGGCAGGTTTAAAAAGGGAACGGAACCTTTAATGGAGCGGTTCAGTTCTTCCATCGCCGTGGATAACGTGCTTTTCCCGTATGACATAACGGGAAGCATAGCCTATGCGGAGATGCTTTTAAAAATAGGCATTCTCAGCCAGAAGGAAAGAACCCTTCTGGTCGGCGCTCTCAAGGAAGTGAGAAACGAGCTGGAAGAAGGAAGTCTCCCTTTCAGTGATGCTCTGGAAGATATTCATATGCATATAGAGGCACGCCTGATAGAAAAGGTCGGTGACCTGGGGAAGAAACTTCACACGGGCAGGAGCCGCAACGATCAGGTAGCTGTGGATATGAGGATGTTTCTCAAAGATGCTATGACCGAGATCGACACAGCTCTCAAAAAACTCCTCGCCGCGCTCCTTGATAAGGCCGGCAAGGAGAAAAGAACAATGATGCCGGGGTACACGCATACCCGGCGCGCCCAGGTGGTCACTTTTTCGCATTACCTGCTCGCGTACTTCTCCATGCTTAAACGCGATCGCCAGCGGGTGAAAGAGACGCTCATGAGGATAGATGTGCTTCCGTTGGGAAGTGGCGCTCTGGCAGGCTCGACGATACCCATTGACCGGGAGTTCCTCAAGAAAAGACTGGGCTTCGCAAAGATCGCGGAAAACAGCATGGATGCGGTGTCTGATCGCGATTATCTGCTGGATTCTCTTTTTTCCCTCTCCGTGATCATGACCCACTTGAGCAGGCTGAGTGAGGATCTTATTCTCTTCTCCACTGAGGAGTTCGGATTTGTCTCCCCTCCCGACGGTCTCTGCACGGGTTCCAGTCTCATGCCACACAAGAAAAATCCGGATGCATTAGAACTGATCAGAGGCAAGGCAGCGCGGACCACGGGTGATCTGACGGGCATGTTTACACTGCTCAAAGGCTTACCGCTTACGTACAACCGCGATTTGCAGGAAGACAAAGAACCGGTCTTTCGTGCAGTAGCGACCACAAGCGCGTCTCTTGAAATCATGGCTCTGGCTATAGAAGGTCTTTCTGTACATCGGGAGAAAATGGAAGAGGCTGTAGTTGCCAGCTTCATGCCCGCAGTTGAGATGGCAGAGTACCTTGTGCTCAAAGAGGTCCCCTTCCGGGAAGCGCATCACATCGTGGGAAGGATGGTAAGATACTGCGAAGAGCAGAAAAAAAGACTAGCCGGGCTGACGCTTGAAGAGATGAAGGGTTTCTCCGCGGTCTTCGCCGATGACGTGCGTGCATATATAGACCCGGCTACTATCCTCAAAAACAGGAAGACAGTCGGCGGAGCTTCTCACAGGGAGGTAACACGGCAAATTGCTCGCGAAAAGAACTATCTGCGCCATTAG
- the rplU gene encoding 50S ribosomal protein L21 encodes MYAIIESGGKQYTIKEGDKIRVEKLQGNTGDDVTIGTVLAINDGERLVTGSPYVPGASVVGKVLAQEKADKVIVFKYKRRKDTKKKKGHRQTYTELLVEKITTGA; translated from the coding sequence ATGTACGCCATCATAGAGAGCGGTGGTAAGCAGTACACAATTAAAGAGGGCGATAAGATACGCGTGGAGAAGCTCCAGGGCAATACGGGCGACGATGTAACCATTGGTACTGTGCTGGCCATTAATGACGGCGAGCGCCTGGTGACGGGCAGCCCTTATGTTCCGGGGGCCTCGGTGGTTGGAAAGGTTCTGGCGCAGGAGAAGGCCGACAAGGTGATTGTGTTCAAGTACAAGAGGAGAAAAGACACCAAGAAGAAGAAGGGGCATCGTCAGACATACACGGAGCTACTGGTTGAAAAGATAACAACGGGGGCATAA
- a CDS encoding rubredoxin yields MVWTCTACGYEYDEKVEKVPFEKLPDDYHCPICNAPKAAFEKAE; encoded by the coding sequence ATGGTTTGGACTTGCACAGCATGTGGATATGAGTATGATGAGAAGGTTGAAAAGGTACCATTTGAAAAACTGCCCGATGACTATCATTGTCCTATCTGTAATGCACCCAAAGCCGCCTTTGAGAAGGCGGAGTAG
- a CDS encoding Maf family protein, translated as MFQVKDENAIVLASESARRVDILRSLGISFSIIPPDIDERKRRDETIRDYVLRIAGEKAKKVGTHFPDKWVIGADTIVVHKGKVLGKPKNEDEAIKMLSMLRGKWHKVLTGFCILNMSKQASYKDVVETKVFIKDLTDEEIRRYVKTSEPFDKAGSYAVQGKGGFMVKEIKGSYSNVVGLPICEITDILLSLGVLS; from the coding sequence ATGTTTCAGGTTAAAGACGAAAACGCTATAGTCCTCGCCAGCGAATCGGCCAGAAGGGTAGACATCCTCAGGAGTCTCGGCATCTCTTTCTCCATTATTCCGCCTGACATCGATGAACGCAAGAGGAGAGATGAGACCATACGGGATTATGTGCTCAGGATAGCGGGTGAAAAAGCCAAGAAAGTGGGAACTCATTTCCCGGACAAGTGGGTAATAGGGGCAGACACGATTGTGGTGCACAAGGGCAAGGTGCTCGGAAAGCCAAAAAACGAAGACGAAGCCATAAAAATGCTGAGCATGCTTCGAGGGAAATGGCACAAAGTGCTTACCGGTTTCTGCATTCTCAACATGTCGAAACAGGCTTCCTATAAGGACGTGGTGGAAACCAAGGTGTTTATCAAAGACCTGACGGATGAAGAAATCAGGCGCTACGTCAAAACGTCCGAGCCTTTCGACAAGGCAGGCTCTTATGCTGTTCAAGGGAAGGGTGGCTTCATGGTCAAAGAGATCAAAGGCTCCTACTCAAACGTTGTCGGCCTTCCTATTTGTGAGATCACGGATATCCTCCTCTCTCTAGGCGTTCTTTCGTGA
- a CDS encoding YggS family pyridoxal phosphate-dependent enzyme, with amino-acid sequence MISDRLQAVREKMATASLKAGRRPDEVRLIAVTKKVDAARIGSVAALGLRDFGENYIQEATEKIETLPDTLCWHMIGHLQMNKVKYVPRLFDYVHSVDRQELLDGLDKFGKPLSLLFEINLSGEPQKHGTTVDGLKRMLETVGSLKSVKPVGLMTMPPYVDNPEEVRHLFTSLRNLLEEANREFSLAMKELSMGMSSDFEVAIEEGATMVRIGTAIFGERS; translated from the coding sequence ATGATCTCTGACCGGCTCCAGGCTGTACGCGAGAAGATGGCCACTGCTTCTCTCAAGGCGGGCAGGCGCCCCGATGAGGTGAGGCTCATCGCGGTCACAAAAAAAGTAGATGCCGCCAGGATAGGGAGCGTTGCTGCTCTCGGCTTGAGAGACTTCGGAGAAAATTATATCCAGGAAGCCACGGAAAAAATAGAAACGCTTCCTGATACGCTCTGCTGGCACATGATCGGCCATCTACAGATGAACAAGGTGAAGTATGTACCGCGGCTTTTTGATTATGTCCATTCGGTTGACCGGCAGGAACTGCTGGATGGCCTCGACAAGTTCGGCAAACCTCTCAGTCTCCTTTTCGAGATCAATCTTTCAGGCGAACCTCAGAAGCACGGGACTACAGTGGACGGGCTCAAGCGTATGCTGGAGACCGTGGGATCCCTGAAGAGCGTAAAGCCTGTTGGTCTGATGACCATGCCGCCGTACGTAGACAATCCAGAGGAAGTTCGTCACCTGTTTACAAGCCTGAGAAACCTTCTCGAAGAAGCTAACCGGGAGTTTTCGCTGGCAATGAAAGAATTGTCCATGGGCATGTCGTCAGACTTTGAAGTGGCCATAGAGGAGGGTGCTACCATGGTCCGCATCGGCACGGCAATATTCGGTGAACGATCATGA